One Gossypium hirsutum isolate 1008001.06 chromosome A11, Gossypium_hirsutum_v2.1, whole genome shotgun sequence genomic window carries:
- the LOC121209474 gene encoding uncharacterized protein, with product MAFSTRCCLNMSPPTPNPQLDNSCSSIKGSQVAWPRNDKWKTGCVVGLACMIIGLEASDVSKTSEVAEEIPTVIVSESNSRVARWSDKRMCPPWLANSLETIVPENLPRPSARRKWEDIGFSNNAPATKVTIARETRAGCFSM from the exons ATGGCCTTTTCAACTAGGTGCTGCCTCAACATGTCCCCTCCAACCCCAAATCCACAGTTAGACAACTCTTGTTCCAGCATCAAAGGATCCCAAGTTGCATG GCCAAGGAACGATAAATGGAAAACGGGATGTGTAGTAGGGTTAGCCTGCATGATAATTGGATTAGAAGCAAGTGACGTAAGTAAGACAAGCGAGGTCGCTGAAGAGATTCCAACGGTTATTGTTTCGGAATCGAATTCAAGAGTAGCGAGGTGGAGTGACAAAAGAATGTGCCCTCCGTGGCTGGCTAATTCTTTGGAAACGATTGTGCCGGAGAATCTCCCGAGGCCATCGGCTCGTCGGAAATGGGAGGATATCGGTTTCTCAAACAATGCCCCAGCAACCAAAGTGACAATAGCTAGGGAAACAAGAGCTGGTTGCTTCTCTATGTAA